The following proteins are encoded in a genomic region of Paraburkholderia flagellata:
- a CDS encoding 2OG-Fe(II) oxygenase family protein: MEVSAPDIVRLFPTFVWCRRLEQRCYEPLDRDLMAYIDTLIRSGRGTRTGSAWQSGHRQHERPEFAALNAHIEQAARDVLAFLKVADAAFHITGCWVNVLDPGGSHATHSHPNNYLSGVYYLRTQAGADTIDFHDPRPQTTVIRPPVTELTAYNTDQVVLPVSEGTLLVFPAWLPHSVSANTSAQARVSVSFNIMFTDYDATMSEPLWGN; the protein is encoded by the coding sequence ATGGAAGTCTCCGCCCCCGATATCGTCCGACTTTTCCCGACTTTCGTATGGTGTCGCCGCCTCGAACAGCGGTGCTACGAACCGCTTGATCGGGATCTGATGGCGTATATCGACACCTTGATCCGCAGTGGCCGCGGCACCCGCACCGGCTCCGCGTGGCAATCGGGTCACCGGCAACATGAAAGGCCGGAGTTTGCTGCGCTGAACGCGCATATCGAACAGGCTGCACGCGACGTACTCGCGTTTCTCAAAGTCGCTGATGCCGCGTTTCACATTACTGGATGCTGGGTCAATGTACTCGACCCAGGCGGATCACACGCGACGCACAGTCATCCTAACAATTATCTAAGCGGCGTGTACTACCTGCGCACGCAAGCGGGTGCCGACACCATCGACTTTCACGATCCGCGCCCGCAGACGACCGTCATTCGTCCACCCGTCACTGAGTTGACGGCTTATAACACCGATCAGGTGGTATTGCCTGTCAGCGAGGGCACGTTGCTGGTGTTTCCCGCCTGGCTACCGCATTCGGTGTCGGCAAACACGAGCGCGCAAGCACGCGTGAGCGTCAGCTTCAACATCATGTTCACCGACTATGACGCCACCATGAGTGAACCACTCTGGGGAAATTGA
- the pdhA gene encoding pyruvate dehydrogenase (acetyl-transferring) E1 component subunit alpha → MTTAASFHIGYTQYLGPEGEPVHPLPTFASDPAALLPLYRAMVLTRAFDTKAVALQRTGQLGTFASSVGQEAVGVGVASAMRPEDVLFPSYRDHAAQLLRGVTMTESLLYWGGDERGSDFSVPRFDFPNCVPIGTQVCHAAGAAYAFKLRKEPRVAVALFGDGATSKGDFYEAMNFAGAWGAPLVLVINNNQWAISVPRSHQSAAQTLAQKAIAAGIDGLQVDGNDVIAVHHVVGAALAKARRGDGPTLIEALSYRLGDHTTADDATRYRDAEEVSRQWEAEPLRRLRAYLLRMNVWDKAQEEELGKTCYAQVEQAVEAYLAMASPDVSSMFDHLYEVLPPAMREQLAMAQRFAPVAPSAENGHG, encoded by the coding sequence ATGACTACGGCTGCCAGTTTTCACATCGGCTACACGCAGTACCTCGGTCCCGAGGGTGAACCCGTGCATCCACTTCCAACCTTCGCAAGCGACCCCGCAGCGCTCCTGCCGCTGTATCGCGCGATGGTACTGACAAGGGCTTTCGACACCAAAGCCGTTGCGCTGCAGCGTACAGGGCAACTTGGCACATTCGCATCGTCGGTTGGGCAGGAGGCCGTCGGCGTCGGCGTGGCCAGTGCGATGCGCCCCGAAGACGTGCTGTTTCCCTCTTACCGCGACCACGCCGCCCAATTGCTGCGCGGCGTCACGATGACGGAAAGTCTGCTCTATTGGGGCGGCGACGAGCGTGGAAGCGATTTCAGTGTGCCCCGCTTCGACTTTCCGAACTGTGTGCCGATCGGCACGCAGGTCTGTCATGCGGCGGGTGCCGCGTATGCGTTCAAGTTGCGCAAGGAACCGCGCGTCGCAGTGGCGCTTTTCGGCGACGGCGCGACATCCAAGGGAGACTTCTACGAGGCGATGAACTTCGCCGGCGCGTGGGGCGCGCCGCTCGTGCTCGTGATCAACAACAACCAATGGGCAATTTCGGTGCCGCGCAGCCATCAGAGCGCAGCGCAAACGCTCGCACAAAAGGCGATTGCAGCGGGAATCGACGGACTGCAGGTCGACGGCAACGACGTGATTGCCGTGCACCACGTGGTTGGGGCGGCGCTCGCGAAGGCCAGACGCGGCGACGGTCCGACCTTGATCGAAGCGCTGAGCTATCGCCTCGGCGATCACACGACGGCCGACGATGCCACGCGCTATCGCGACGCGGAGGAGGTCAGCAGGCAGTGGGAAGCTGAGCCGCTGCGCCGGTTGCGCGCGTACCTGCTCCGTATGAATGTTTGGGACAAGGCGCAGGAAGAGGAACTCGGCAAGACGTGTTACGCGCAGGTCGAGCAGGCTGTCGAGGCGTATCTCGCGATGGCTTCGCCGGACGTTTCCTCGATGTTCGACCATCTCTATGAGGTGCTGCCGCCAGCCATGCGCGAGCAACTGGCGATGGCGCAGCGATTTGCTCCAGTTGCGCCGAGTGCGGAGAACGGCCATGGCTGA
- a CDS encoding alpha-ketoacid dehydrogenase subunit beta, producing the protein MADLNMVEAVNVALAWELAHDPTAVLLGEDIGVNGGVFRATAGLQARFGAGRVIDTPLAETAIVGTAVGMAAMGLKPVAEIQFSGFIYPTIDHLLNHASRLRHRTRGRLTCSLVVRSPAGAGIHAPEHHSESPEALFAHIPGLRVVTASSPQRAYGLLLAAIRDPDPVIFFEPTRLYRLFRQPVEDNGEALPLDCCYVLREGGDVTLVSWGGALQEVLGAADLFAQEGVMAEVIDVATLKPLDMDTILASVAKTGRCVIVHEGSRTGGVGAEIAAGIAERGLYSLLAPVQRVTGYDVVVPLYRLESQYMPGIGRIVAAVRQTLEAQ; encoded by the coding sequence ATGGCTGACCTGAACATGGTCGAAGCGGTCAATGTCGCGCTCGCCTGGGAGCTTGCGCATGACCCCACTGCCGTGCTGCTCGGCGAGGACATCGGCGTGAACGGCGGCGTCTTTCGCGCAACCGCTGGCTTGCAGGCGCGCTTTGGCGCAGGGCGCGTGATTGATACGCCGCTCGCTGAAACGGCGATCGTCGGCACGGCTGTCGGCATGGCCGCAATGGGCCTCAAACCTGTCGCGGAGATTCAGTTCAGCGGCTTCATCTATCCCACCATCGACCACTTGCTGAATCACGCGTCGCGTCTGCGGCACAGGACGCGCGGACGGCTCACGTGTTCTCTCGTGGTCAGGTCGCCGGCCGGTGCGGGCATCCACGCGCCGGAGCACCATTCCGAAAGCCCGGAAGCGCTGTTTGCTCACATACCGGGGTTGCGCGTCGTTACGGCGTCGTCGCCCCAGCGCGCCTATGGCCTGCTGTTGGCGGCAATCCGCGACCCGGATCCGGTCATCTTCTTCGAGCCGACACGCCTCTACCGCCTCTTCAGGCAGCCCGTGGAGGACAACGGCGAAGCGCTGCCACTCGATTGCTGCTACGTGCTGCGCGAAGGCGGGGATGTGACGCTGGTTAGTTGGGGCGGCGCGCTGCAGGAAGTGCTCGGGGCCGCCGATCTGTTCGCGCAGGAGGGCGTGATGGCGGAGGTGATCGACGTGGCCACGCTCAAGCCGCTGGACATGGACACGATTCTTGCGTCGGTCGCGAAAACGGGACGCTGCGTGATCGTGCATGAAGGGTCGCGCACGGGCGGCGTGGGCGCGGAGATTGCTGCGGGCATTGCCGAGCGCGGACTCTATTCGTTGCTGGCGCCGGTGCAGCGCGTCACGGGTTATGACGTGGTGGTCCCGCTCTACCGACTCGAGAGTCAGTACATGCCAGGCATTGGGCGCATCGTTGCCGCGGTCAGGCAGACGCTGGAGGCGCAGTGA
- a CDS encoding dihydrolipoamide acetyltransferase family protein, protein MKIFKLPDLGEGLQEAEIVEWHVKSGEDIRADQPLVSVETAKAIVEIPSPQSGRIAKLFGKPGDIVHLGAPLVAFEGASEGGEDADAGTVVGHMEVGRQPVEEAPAAPGSGTAAGHGAIKAIPAVRALARKLDIDLAMVTPSGPEGVITAADVQRAAKLLAELGPPEVLRGVRRAMAQNMARAQSEVAAATVIDDADIHAWPPHADVTIRLIRALAAGCRAEPGLNAWFDARMARRHVLEKIDLGIAVDLPDGLFVPVLRDVAHRDAADLRAGLDRMRADIRARKIPPEEMRGNTITLSNFGMIAGKYAAPVVVPPTVAILGAGRMHEQVVAHQGVPAVHRILPLSLTFDHRVVTGGEAARFLAAVIKDLELAQ, encoded by the coding sequence ATGAAGATCTTCAAACTGCCCGACCTGGGCGAAGGCCTCCAGGAAGCTGAAATCGTCGAATGGCACGTCAAGAGCGGCGAGGACATTCGTGCGGACCAGCCGCTCGTGTCGGTCGAAACGGCAAAAGCGATTGTCGAGATTCCCTCGCCGCAATCGGGCCGCATCGCGAAGCTGTTCGGCAAGCCGGGCGACATCGTGCATCTGGGGGCGCCGCTCGTCGCGTTCGAAGGGGCGAGCGAGGGTGGTGAGGATGCCGATGCGGGCACCGTGGTCGGTCATATGGAAGTGGGCAGGCAACCGGTGGAGGAAGCGCCAGCCGCGCCCGGCAGTGGCACGGCAGCGGGGCATGGCGCTATCAAGGCGATTCCCGCGGTGCGGGCGCTTGCCCGCAAACTGGACATCGATCTCGCGATGGTGACGCCCTCCGGGCCGGAAGGCGTCATCACGGCGGCCGACGTACAACGGGCGGCGAAGCTGCTCGCTGAACTCGGTCCGCCTGAAGTGCTGCGCGGCGTGCGGCGCGCGATGGCGCAGAACATGGCGCGCGCCCAGAGCGAAGTGGCGGCAGCGACCGTGATCGACGACGCCGATATTCACGCGTGGCCACCGCACGCCGATGTGACGATCCGCCTGATCCGCGCGCTGGCGGCCGGGTGCCGTGCGGAGCCGGGACTGAACGCATGGTTCGACGCCAGAATGGCACGGCGCCATGTGCTGGAGAAGATCGATCTCGGCATTGCCGTCGATCTGCCGGATGGCTTGTTCGTCCCGGTGCTGCGCGATGTCGCGCATCGGGACGCGGCCGACCTTCGCGCCGGACTCGACCGGATGCGTGCGGATATTCGCGCACGCAAGATTCCGCCTGAAGAAATGCGTGGTAACACGATCACATTGTCGAACTTCGGCATGATTGCCGGTAAATATGCGGCTCCCGTGGTGGTACCGCCCACTGTTGCGATTCTCGGCGCCGGGCGGATGCACGAGCAGGTCGTGGCGCACCAGGGTGTGCCCGCCGTGCACAGGATCTTGCCGCTGAGTCTGACATTCGACCATCGGGTGGTCACGGGCGGAGAGGCTGCGCGCTTTCTCGCCGCGGTCATCAAGGACCTCGAGTTGGCGCAATAG
- a CDS encoding RtcB family protein — protein sequence MGLVDYQLMEVAGGKAVKMWTEGVAIEEAARRQLRNTARMPFVFRHVAVMPDAHVGKGSTIGSVIPTQGAIIPAAVGVDIGCGMMAVRTTLTAADLPDSLSGVRGAIERAVPHGGAPGRREPGAWSRPPPAVDDAWKLLAPGFQRIVDKYPSLARTNNHAHVGTLGTGNHFIEVCLDEGDGVWFMLHSGSRGVGNAIGSLFITLAQTDMRQHLANLPDKDLAYFKEGSRHFDDYVEAVGWAQRYARSNREVMMNAVIDVVRATIGKPFAIDEHVVNCHHNYVQKERHFGADMFVTRKGALSARAGEFGIVPGSMGAKSFIVRGLGNEESFCSCSHGAGRSMSRTEAKRRFTVKDQISATVHVECRKDAGVIDEIPMAYKDIDAVMAAQRSLVEVVHTLRQVVCVKG from the coding sequence ATGGGCCTGGTCGATTATCAGCTAATGGAAGTGGCAGGCGGCAAGGCCGTGAAAATGTGGACCGAGGGCGTCGCGATTGAGGAGGCGGCTCGCCGGCAACTGAGAAACACGGCCCGCATGCCGTTCGTGTTCAGGCACGTTGCCGTAATGCCGGACGCACATGTGGGCAAAGGATCGACGATCGGCAGCGTGATTCCGACACAAGGGGCGATCATCCCGGCGGCGGTGGGCGTCGATATCGGCTGCGGGATGATGGCGGTTCGCACGACACTCACGGCCGCGGACCTGCCCGATTCGCTTTCCGGCGTGCGCGGCGCGATCGAGCGCGCGGTGCCGCATGGCGGTGCGCCGGGGCGGCGCGAGCCGGGTGCATGGTCGCGTCCGCCGCCGGCCGTCGACGACGCCTGGAAGCTGCTGGCGCCCGGTTTTCAGCGCATCGTCGACAAGTATCCTTCGCTCGCGCGCACGAACAACCACGCGCACGTGGGCACGCTCGGCACCGGCAATCACTTCATCGAAGTGTGTCTCGACGAAGGTGACGGCGTCTGGTTCATGCTGCACAGCGGATCGCGTGGTGTAGGCAACGCGATCGGGAGCCTGTTCATCACACTGGCCCAGACCGACATGCGTCAACACCTTGCGAATCTTCCGGACAAGGATCTCGCGTACTTCAAGGAAGGCAGCCGGCACTTCGATGACTATGTGGAGGCGGTCGGCTGGGCACAGCGCTACGCGCGCAGCAACCGTGAGGTCATGATGAATGCCGTGATCGACGTGGTGCGCGCGACTATCGGCAAACCCTTCGCGATCGATGAGCACGTGGTGAACTGCCACCACAATTACGTGCAGAAGGAACGACACTTCGGCGCCGACATGTTCGTAACGCGTAAAGGGGCGCTGTCGGCGCGAGCGGGCGAGTTCGGCATCGTTCCCGGATCCATGGGGGCGAAGAGCTTTATCGTTCGCGGCCTCGGCAATGAAGAGAGCTTCTGCTCATGCAGTCACGGTGCCGGGCGCTCGATGAGCCGGACGGAGGCCAAACGGCGCTTCACAGTCAAGGATCAGATCAGCGCGACGGTGCATGTCGAATGCCGAAAGGATGCAGGGGTCATTGATGAGATTCCGATGGCCTATAAGGACATCGACGCGGTAATGGCCGCGCAGCGGAGCCTGGTTGAGGTGGTGCATACGCTGCGGCAGGTAGTTTGTGTGAAGGGTTAG
- the phaP gene encoding TIGR01841 family phasin (Members of this family are phasins (small proteins associated with inclusions such as PHA granules). Note that several different families of phasins have been named PhaP despite very little sequence similarity to each other.): MTDFREQAAVAQRANFDFFFGLAGKMLEGEEKLIKLNLDTAKTTLGDWCQRVQDGLAKKDGQEVTALQDSLALPSAEKVLTYERQVAEIASTTQTQLAEIINAQYEEVNRQVQCFVENVAQNAPVGSEAAIAFMKQAITLANTAQESTQRATRQVAEVAQSNVEAATKTASDVTEAADQAGEKAAKSAKEAEQ; the protein is encoded by the coding sequence ATGACTGATTTTCGTGAGCAAGCTGCTGTCGCCCAACGGGCAAATTTCGACTTCTTCTTTGGGCTGGCCGGCAAGATGCTGGAAGGCGAGGAAAAACTCATCAAACTGAATCTGGATACGGCGAAAACGACGCTTGGCGATTGGTGTCAACGCGTCCAAGACGGGCTGGCGAAGAAGGACGGACAGGAAGTTACTGCCTTGCAAGACTCGCTGGCACTCCCCTCGGCGGAGAAGGTCCTGACGTACGAACGTCAGGTTGCCGAGATTGCGTCCACCACGCAAACGCAGCTGGCAGAGATCATCAATGCCCAATACGAGGAGGTCAACCGCCAGGTTCAATGTTTCGTCGAGAATGTCGCGCAAAACGCACCAGTCGGCTCCGAAGCCGCAATTGCATTTATGAAACAAGCTATTACGCTTGCCAACACCGCTCAGGAAAGCACGCAAAGAGCAACGAGGCAGGTGGCCGAAGTCGCGCAAAGTAACGTGGAAGCCGCAACAAAAACCGCATCTGATGTGACTGAAGCGGCTGACCAGGCAGGCGAGAAAGCGGCAAAATCCGCGAAGGAGGCGGAGCAATAA
- a CDS encoding helix-turn-helix domain-containing protein produces MTPSKPEAHGTQATFAEYSGYDRRTISRWISGESAIPLLVDRHLDLLLAIRERLP; encoded by the coding sequence ATCACGCCTTCGAAGCCTGAAGCACACGGGACCCAGGCAACTTTCGCGGAATACTCGGGCTACGACCGCCGCACTATCAGTCGATGGATCAGCGGCGAATCGGCCATTCCGCTGCTCGTTGACCGGCATCTCGATCTGCTGCTGGCTATTCGTGAACGTCTGCCCTGA
- a CDS encoding class I SAM-dependent methyltransferase yields the protein MYALLQRYFTPGGKTADIGCGAGRDVAWLNNHGFPAVGYDAAEGLLAQAATEFPSLVFTRAALPELDSIGRETYDNVLCETVVMHLPPDEVTQACARLFEILRPAGTLYLSWRVAELVSTRDAAGRLYAEFDAARVREGLGDADLLLDAEAVNLSSGRRVHRLIARRR from the coding sequence ATGTACGCGCTGTTGCAGCGCTACTTCACCCCAGGTGGCAAAACTGCAGACATCGGTTGCGGTGCTGGCCGCGACGTTGCGTGGCTAAACAATCATGGCTTTCCTGCCGTTGGGTACGACGCCGCCGAGGGATTACTTGCGCAAGCTGCGACCGAGTTTCCGTCACTGGTTTTCACGCGCGCAGCGCTTCCCGAGCTGGACTCTATCGGCAGAGAAACGTACGACAACGTGCTGTGCGAAACGGTCGTCATGCATTTGCCGCCGGATGAGGTTACCCAGGCCTGTGCACGTCTGTTCGAAATTCTCAGGCCGGCGGGGACGCTATATCTGAGCTGGCGAGTCGCAGAATTGGTTTCCACCCGCGATGCTGCTGGCCGACTCTACGCTGAGTTCGACGCCGCGCGGGTCAGGGAAGGCCTTGGCGATGCAGATCTTTTGCTCGATGCCGAAGCGGTCAACCTGTCTTCTGGCAGACGTGTGCATCGACTTATCGCACGGCGCCGGTAA
- a CDS encoding OsmC family protein: protein MITATRQGEPYCVQLSNGRSLVLSDTQKDGKGGSAGMRPHELLESALAACIRMSIDMATERAGATLPAVTVRVTIDRQDHETGFDVSLHFATAPSPAHEALAREAVRTSPVARTLGKPVAIRPAAIVTT from the coding sequence ATGATCACGGCAACGCGACAGGGCGAGCCATATTGTGTCCAACTGAGTAACGGGCGCAGTCTTGTGCTCTCAGATACGCAAAAGGACGGCAAAGGCGGGAGCGCGGGCATGCGACCGCACGAACTGCTGGAGAGCGCGCTTGCGGCGTGCATACGCATGTCTATCGACATGGCTACCGAACGCGCGGGTGCCACACTTCCCGCCGTCACAGTACGAGTGACCATTGACCGGCAAGATCACGAAACAGGATTTGACGTGTCACTGCACTTCGCGACAGCACCGTCCCCGGCACACGAGGCACTGGCTCGTGAGGCGGTGCGAACATCGCCCGTTGCGCGGACGCTGGGCAAGCCTGTAGCGATTCGTCCAGCCGCAATCGTCACCACCTGA
- a CDS encoding alpha/beta hydrolase family protein gives MDDPESLFLALPDGTKVSALLRVPEDARALYVFAHGAGAGMQHAGMSSLADALAAANVATLRYQFPYMERGSKRVDSPAVAHSAVQAAVAEARRRLPALPLFAGGRSFGGRMTSQAQAISPLDGVRGLAFVAFPLHPAGAPGVERARHLADVTVPILFLQGTRDKLAELPLLRSVVEMLGPRATLHVVDDADHSFHVRASSGRTDAEVVLELARTMSAWFFAEGAFVPVT, from the coding sequence ATGGACGACCCAGAATCGCTTTTCCTGGCACTGCCCGACGGCACTAAGGTCTCTGCGCTCCTCCGAGTGCCGGAGGACGCGCGAGCCCTGTATGTCTTCGCGCACGGCGCCGGGGCGGGCATGCAGCATGCCGGCATGTCGTCATTGGCCGACGCGCTTGCGGCGGCCAATGTTGCCACATTGCGCTACCAGTTTCCGTACATGGAGCGGGGCTCCAAGCGAGTGGACTCGCCGGCCGTGGCACATTCTGCCGTGCAGGCGGCCGTCGCAGAGGCCCGCCGGCGGCTGCCAGCCCTGCCACTCTTCGCGGGCGGCAGGTCGTTCGGCGGCCGCATGACCTCCCAGGCTCAAGCCATCTCCCCGCTCGACGGCGTGCGTGGCCTCGCTTTCGTCGCGTTCCCGCTGCACCCGGCGGGCGCGCCTGGCGTGGAGCGGGCACGGCACCTGGCGGACGTCACGGTGCCGATTCTCTTCCTGCAGGGCACGCGCGACAAGCTGGCCGAGCTTCCCCTGCTGAGGTCGGTCGTCGAGATGCTGGGGCCACGCGCCACGCTGCATGTGGTGGACGACGCAGATCATTCGTTCCACGTGCGCGCGTCCTCCGGCCGGACCGACGCGGAGGTCGTGCTCGAACTGGCACGGACGATGTCGGCGTGGTTCTTCGCCGAAGGAGCGTTCGTGCCCGTTACCTGA
- a CDS encoding DUF1330 domain-containing protein — protein sequence MTAFYIGQHEIDDEAAFADYLKQTRPFIEKHGGRYLTKAGTHEMLEGPRPSRVVVVEFPSKRAIKDWYNDPGYRPLIAKRHAAARSVMIAVEGQ from the coding sequence ATGACCGCCTTTTACATCGGCCAGCACGAGATTGATGACGAGGCGGCTTTCGCCGACTACCTCAAGCAGACAAGACCGTTTATCGAAAAGCACGGCGGACGTTATCTCACGAAAGCCGGCACACATGAAATGCTCGAAGGCCCACGGCCGAGCCGCGTCGTCGTTGTCGAATTTCCGAGCAAGCGGGCGATCAAGGATTGGTACAACGATCCCGGCTACCGGCCGCTGATCGCCAAGCGGCATGCAGCGGCGCGCAGCGTCATGATCGCGGTGGAGGGCCAGTGA